AGTAAGTGAAAAAATTACTGAAACGCGGCTAAACAAGCGTAACAAGCGTATTGAAATTGAAGGCTCTACCGAAGAAATTTCTAATCTGGTAAAGGCGTATAATAGCATGATAGATGAGTTAGAGAACAGTGCGGCTCAACTTGCTGCCAGTGAACGAGAAGCTGCTTGGCGCGAAATGGCAAAGCAAGTAGCACACGAGATTAAGAATCCGTTAACCCCAATGCGACTTACGGTACAGAGTTTTCAGCGGAAATTCAATCCAGAAGACCCCAACATTCATTTAAAAATTGATGAATATAGTAACACACTCATTCAGCAAATTGATACCATGAGCAGCATTGCTTCAGCTTTTAGTAGCTATGCAGATATGCCTGCGCAGCAAAACGAAACTTTAAATGTGGTGAAAATCACCAAGCTTGCCTTAGACATTTTTAATGAAAACCACATATACTTCTTTGCGAAGGAAAAAGAAATTATAGCCAAATTAGATAGAACCCAGCTCATACGGGTTATAACAAATTTAGTGAAGAATAGTCTTCACGCTATAGCGCAAATACAGCCAGCAACCCCCTTGGTTGAGGTAAATGTGTTTGCCGAAAATGGATCTGTGTATATCACTGTAAGCGATAATGGCGTGGGAATTTCCGAAGAAAACAAGGAGAAAGTATTTGAACCAAAATTTACAACTAAAAGCAGCGGAATGGGCTTAGGTCTTGCTATGGTGAAAAATATAGTAGAAACCTACAAAGGAGAAATTTCGTTTGTTACAGAAGAAAACAAAGGAACGACTTTTAAAATTCGGTTTCCATTGCAGGCTTAAGTTGTAGCTGTTGTGGCTTGTTTTTAATACCTTTGTTAGACACTAGATCTTCTTAAAAACCCAAAATATGTCCTACGAAAACATTCTAAGTTCGTTTGAAAATAACGTCACAACAATTACCATAAACAGACCTTCAAAACTCAATGCGCTTAACAGAGCGACCATAAAAGAATTGCACCAAGCCTTTAAGGTAGCCGATGATGATAAAAATACTAAGGTAATCTTGGTCACTGGAAGCGGTGAAAAAGCGTTTGTGGCTGGAGCAGATATCAGTGAATTTGCAGATTTCTCGGTTTCTCAAGGCGAAAAATTAGCCGCCGAGGGACAGGCGTTACTATTCGATTTTGTAGCGCATTTATCTACACCAGTAATTGCGGCAATAAATGGTTTTGCACTTGGTGGCGGATTAGAATTGGCGATGGCGGCGCATTTTAGAGTGGCTAGTGATAATGCTAAAATGGGGCTACCGGAAGTTTCGTTAGGGGTTATTCCAGGTTATGGAGGTACACAACGCTTACCACAACTGGTAGGAAAAGGACGCGCCATGGAACTTATTATGACCGCCGGAATGATAGATGCCAATCAGGCATTGCAATACGGGTTGGTAAATCATGTTACTACCTTAGAAGAATTATTGCCGCTGGCAGAAAAGCTTGCCTCAAAAATTGCTAGAAACTCTTCTGTAGCTATTGCTTCAGCCATAGATGCGGTTAACGCGGGCTACGAAGACGGCGAAAATGGTTTTGATGCAGAAATTACTCAATTTGGCAAATGCTTCGGGACGGCAGATTTTCACGAAGGTACTCAGGCATTCTTAGAGAAGCGTAAAGCAGCGTTCCCTGGGAATTAAGAAGCATCTCACAAAATCAATCTACACACAAAAATCTTTTGTTTAAAATTTTTGTGCACTGCTTATTTATTCTACAATCCTTTTACTCCTATAACATTAAATAAAATTAATTTATGAAAAACACACTTATTATTTTGCTCGTTGCTCTGTTTACACTTACTAGTTATGCGCAAGACGGGGAAGCAGAAATAGCAGTAGATATTAAAACAAGCGAGGTTTTTAAGGACAAGAAAAAGAGAACCAGCTTGGCATTTTCTACAAAAGATAATATGGGAGGTGTTATTTTAGGACGTCGGTATAAAAAGGGGTATTATATAGAACACTATGACGCTTCTATGAAATTAGTTGGCAGTTTTGACTATGAAGACAAGAAAAGAAGAGGTGCTTTTGAGAGCGCTTTTATTAGTAACAATGAGTTGGTATTAATTGAGTTTTACAATAATAAAGACGATAAAACCCTAGATTACTATGTGCATAAGAGTCCTATAGGAAAGTTTACTTTTAAAAGAGAATTGCTTTTTAGTGTGCCAAAAACCGAAGCCAGTAGAAAGGAATGGGGTTGGTTTGGTTCAAAAATAGATGGAGACCGTCTGGGTGAAGTAACCGTATCTCCTAATCAGGATTATGTTGCAATTACGTTAGATATTATTGACAATGATAAAGAGACACATCGAATTTTTATGTTCGATAATGCACTTAACAAAGTGTATCAAACAGAGTTTGTACGCGATATCAAGGATAGGAAATTTCAGCTAGAAAACGTTGATATTGACGAAAGTGATGGAACAATATATTTATTAGGAAAAGCGTATACCCGAGAGAAAAAAAAGAAAAGAGATGGGGGTAAGTATCAATTTGAATTGTACAAAATAAATGGTTCTACCAAAGGCTCTGTGGTTTTTGATACAGGTGAAAATTTTATTGGTTCGCTAACTACAATCGTAAATGACGGAAAAGTAGTTTGCGTAGGCTTCTATTCTGAAAGAAATGATTTTCGTTATAAAGGGTTTGCATTTTTTGATATCAATCCGCAAAGCATGAAAGTAGCTGCGGCTAAATATTCACCATTTACAGATCAATTTATACTAGACAAGTATGGGAAGGATAAAGACAAAGAGCTACGTAATATTTCGTTTAGAGATATTTTAATTACAGGTACTGGAGAAATTGTTATAAATGCTGAAGAATACTTTGTTACCGTAATTACAAACACAATGCCTAATGGTGCTTCTACAACAACATATAGATATAACTATCGAGATATTATTAGCGCTAAAATTTCTACAAGTGGAGCGTTAATATGGGCACGTAATATTAATAAAAAGCAAGTCGCGAGCTACCCGTCGCCATACCTTTCGTATACATCTACCTACGCCAATGATAAAGTATATATGTTTGTGAATTGTGCAGATAAAGTACGGCGTATTCGTGCAGATAGATTACAATTTAAAGGAACAAGTGCCAAGCGTTCTAATTTGTACGTAATTACTATTGATGAAGCGGGTAATTTTGAATACAAGAAAATAATAGACGATAAAGACAGCGATGTGCCGTTTTCTG
This Rasiella rasia DNA region includes the following protein-coding sequences:
- a CDS encoding sensor histidine kinase; translated protein: MILLILLASVLIAVVTIYQYREEAKDYHRDRLERKEANIKKHINYVLEETTYPLETDKIPLIFKENIHQIKKIHNLDIFFYDLEGNLLVSSEARIVKDPKHQKISEDAMQALRQSPEKQYVVQFNENGQGYQSAFTYITDISFKPLAILNLPYIEDDDFINKELRENLMRLGFAYCFMLLIAIALAYLLSKYITRSLNTVSEKITETRLNKRNKRIEIEGSTEEISNLVKAYNSMIDELENSAAQLAASEREAAWREMAKQVAHEIKNPLTPMRLTVQSFQRKFNPEDPNIHLKIDEYSNTLIQQIDTMSSIASAFSSYADMPAQQNETLNVVKITKLALDIFNENHIYFFAKEKEIIAKLDRTQLIRVITNLVKNSLHAIAQIQPATPLVEVNVFAENGSVYITVSDNGVGISEENKEKVFEPKFTTKSSGMGLGLAMVKNIVETYKGEISFVTEENKGTTFKIRFPLQA
- a CDS encoding enoyl-CoA hydratase/isomerase family protein yields the protein MSYENILSSFENNVTTITINRPSKLNALNRATIKELHQAFKVADDDKNTKVILVTGSGEKAFVAGADISEFADFSVSQGEKLAAEGQALLFDFVAHLSTPVIAAINGFALGGGLELAMAAHFRVASDNAKMGLPEVSLGVIPGYGGTQRLPQLVGKGRAMELIMTAGMIDANQALQYGLVNHVTTLEELLPLAEKLASKIARNSSVAIASAIDAVNAGYEDGENGFDAEITQFGKCFGTADFHEGTQAFLEKRKAAFPGN